A single region of the Pseudomonas granadensis genome encodes:
- a CDS encoding methyl-accepting chemotaxis protein → MQSMTQGLRELIGGISDGVTQIASAAEELSAVTEQTSAGVNNQKIETDQVATAMNEMAATVQEVARNAEEASEAAVAADQQAREGDKVVGEAIAQIERLAAEVSHSTEAMGELKRESDKIGSVLDVIKSVAQQTNLLALNAAIEAARAGEAGRGFAVVADEVRSLAQRTQKSTEEIEELIVGLQNGTQQVATIMDNSRTLTDSSVELTRRAGGSLESITRTVSAIQAMNQQIAAAAEQQSAVAEEINRSVLNVRDVSDQTSAASEETAASSVELARLGTHLQTLVGRFKV, encoded by the coding sequence ATGCAAAGCATGACCCAAGGCCTGCGCGAATTGATCGGTGGCATCAGCGACGGCGTCACGCAGATCGCCAGCGCCGCCGAAGAGCTGTCGGCGGTGACCGAGCAGACCAGCGCCGGGGTCAACAATCAAAAGATCGAGACCGACCAGGTCGCCACCGCCATGAACGAAATGGCTGCCACCGTGCAGGAAGTCGCACGCAACGCCGAAGAAGCCTCGGAAGCCGCTGTCGCGGCCGACCAGCAGGCCCGCGAAGGCGACAAGGTGGTCGGTGAAGCCATTGCACAGATTGAGCGTTTGGCCGCTGAAGTCAGCCACTCCACCGAGGCCATGGGCGAACTCAAGCGCGAAAGCGACAAGATCGGCAGCGTCCTCGACGTGATCAAATCCGTGGCCCAGCAAACCAACCTGCTGGCGCTCAACGCGGCTATCGAAGCGGCCCGTGCCGGTGAGGCCGGTCGTGGATTCGCCGTGGTGGCTGACGAAGTGCGCAGCCTCGCCCAGCGCACGCAGAAGTCCACTGAAGAGATTGAAGAACTGATCGTCGGCCTGCAAAACGGCACCCAGCAAGTGGCAACGATCATGGACAACAGCCGCACCCTGACCGACAGCAGCGTCGAACTGACCCGCCGCGCCGGCGGCTCACTGGAAAGCATCACCCGTACCGTCTCGGCGATTCAGGCGATGAACCAGCAGATCGCCGCAGCGGCAGAACAGCAGAGCGCCGTGGCCGAAGAGATCAACCGCAGCGTGCTGAATGTACGCGATGTGTCCGATCAGACTTCGGCGGCGAGTGAAGAGACAGCAGCGTCGAGCGTTGAGCTGGCGCGGTTGGGGACGCATTTGCAGACGCTGGTGGGCCGGTTCAAGGTTTGA
- a CDS encoding 16S rRNA (uracil(1498)-N(3))-methyltransferase, which produces MNLLLLEEADFIAADRVVLRDRRLTHMQEVHRSQVGDSLRVGRINGLMGSAELLRLDAGEAELRVSLDQPPPTKLPLTLVLALPRPKMLRRVFQTVATMGVSKVILVNSYRVEKSFWQTPFLEPEAIREQLILGLEQARDTVLPEIIIEKRFKPFVEDRLPAISDGTLGLVGHPGHYPPCPRALSEPVTLAIGPEGGWIPYEIDLLAKSGLQPVQLGERILRVETAVTALLARLF; this is translated from the coding sequence ATGAACCTGCTGCTGCTCGAAGAAGCCGACTTCATCGCGGCCGACCGCGTAGTCCTGCGTGATCGGCGCTTGACCCATATGCAGGAAGTTCATCGTTCGCAAGTCGGTGACAGCCTGCGCGTCGGGCGCATCAATGGCCTGATGGGTTCGGCAGAGCTGCTGCGCCTCGACGCAGGTGAAGCCGAGCTGCGCGTCAGCCTCGATCAACCGCCGCCGACGAAACTGCCGCTGACCCTGGTGCTGGCACTGCCACGGCCGAAAATGCTCCGCCGGGTGTTTCAGACTGTCGCGACCATGGGCGTCTCGAAGGTGATTCTGGTCAACAGCTACCGGGTCGAGAAAAGCTTCTGGCAGACGCCGTTTCTCGAGCCCGAGGCGATTCGTGAACAACTGATCCTCGGCCTCGAACAGGCCCGCGACACGGTGCTGCCAGAGATCATCATCGAGAAACGCTTCAAGCCTTTCGTCGAGGATCGGCTGCCGGCGATCAGCGACGGCACCCTCGGTCTGGTCGGCCATCCGGGTCATTACCCGCCCTGCCCGCGCGCGTTGAGTGAACCGGTGACCCTGGCGATCGGCCCGGAAGGCGGCTGGATCCCTTACGAGATCGATCTGCTGGCCAAATCCGGTCTGCAACCGGTGCAGCTCGGCGAACGGATTCTGCGCGTCGAAACCGCCGTCACCGCGTTGCTCGCCCGCCTTTTCTGA
- the tatC gene encoding twin-arginine translocase subunit TatC — translation MTGPSLPENDQHMPLVSHLTELRTRLLRCVAAIFIIFAGLFAFTQQIYTFVSTPLRQYLPVGATMIATDVSSPFLTPLKLTMMVSLFLAIPVILHQIWGFIAPGLYKHEKRIAVPLLVSSIMLFYTGMAFAYYFVFPLIFKFFAAATPAGVEMMTDIASYLDFVMTLFFAFGVAFEIPVAVVLLVWIGVVDVAYLKKIRPYVIIGCFVVGMILTPPDIFSQTLLAVPMWMLFEIGILFGGLISKRERPEDSPADDHNDQPPATQA, via the coding sequence ATGACAGGCCCTAGCCTCCCCGAAAACGACCAGCACATGCCGCTGGTTTCGCACCTCACCGAGTTGCGCACCCGCCTGCTGCGTTGCGTGGCGGCGATCTTCATCATCTTTGCCGGGTTGTTCGCCTTCACCCAGCAGATCTACACCTTCGTCTCGACACCGTTGCGCCAGTACTTGCCGGTCGGCGCGACGATGATCGCCACCGACGTGTCGTCTCCGTTCCTGACGCCGCTGAAACTGACGATGATGGTCTCGCTGTTTCTGGCGATCCCGGTGATCCTGCATCAGATCTGGGGCTTCATCGCGCCGGGCCTGTACAAGCACGAGAAGCGCATCGCGGTGCCGCTGCTGGTCTCCAGCATTATGCTGTTCTACACGGGCATGGCGTTCGCCTATTACTTCGTCTTTCCGCTGATCTTCAAGTTCTTCGCCGCTGCCACCCCGGCCGGCGTGGAAATGATGACCGACATCGCCAGTTACCTCGATTTCGTCATGACCCTGTTCTTCGCCTTCGGCGTCGCCTTCGAGATCCCGGTGGCCGTGGTCCTGCTGGTGTGGATCGGCGTGGTCGATGTCGCCTACCTGAAGAAGATCCGACCGTACGTGATCATCGGCTGCTTCGTGGTCGGCATGATCCTGACGCCGCCGGATATCTTCTCGCAGACTCTGCTGGCCGTGCCGATGTGGATGCTGTTCGAGATCGGCATTCTGTTCGGCGGCCTGATCAGCAAGCGCGAACGCCCCGAAGACAGCCCGGCCGACGACCACAACGACCAGCCGCCAGCGACCCAGGCATGA
- the tatB gene encoding Sec-independent protein translocase protein TatB has protein sequence MFGISFSELLLVGLVALLVLGPERLPGAARTAGLWVGRLKRSFNAIKQEVEREIGADEIRRQLHNEHILSLEQEARKIFSPVQQEPTPVEHVGEQTIHAPAAPAPTPAPVAPKEPAPAVADSSVEHVAPTAAPTAPAPHDTTLPPRAP, from the coding sequence ATGTTTGGTATCAGCTTCTCTGAACTGCTGCTCGTCGGCCTCGTCGCCCTGCTGGTGCTGGGCCCCGAGCGTCTGCCGGGCGCTGCGCGCACCGCTGGCCTGTGGGTCGGTCGGCTGAAGCGCAGCTTCAACGCGATCAAACAGGAAGTTGAACGTGAAATCGGTGCCGATGAGATCCGTCGGCAACTGCACAACGAGCACATCCTCTCGCTGGAGCAGGAGGCGCGGAAGATTTTCAGCCCGGTTCAGCAGGAGCCGACACCGGTTGAGCACGTGGGCGAGCAGACGATTCATGCGCCTGCTGCACCGGCTCCGACGCCTGCGCCCGTTGCGCCGAAAGAACCGGCGCCCGCTGTAGCAGACTCTTCGGTAGAACACGTAGCACCAACTGCCGCGCCGACTGCACCTGCGCCTCACGACACTACTTTGCCGCCGCGAGCCCCATGA
- a CDS encoding twin-arginine translocase TatA/TatE family subunit, translating into MGIFDWKHWIVILVVVVLVFGTKKLKNLGTDVGESIKGFRKAMNDDEKPAEPSVTPPAQPVPPVQPQTTAQANPPHTIDVQAQKVEEPIRKDV; encoded by the coding sequence ATGGGCATTTTTGACTGGAAACACTGGATCGTCATCCTGGTTGTCGTGGTGCTGGTGTTCGGCACCAAGAAACTGAAAAACCTCGGCACCGACGTTGGCGAGTCGATCAAGGGCTTCCGCAAGGCCATGAACGACGACGAAAAACCGGCCGAACCGAGCGTGACCCCGCCGGCGCAGCCAGTGCCGCCGGTACAGCCACAGACCACCGCGCAGGCCAACCCGCCGCACACCATCGACGTGCAGGCGCAGAAAGTCGAAGAGCCGATCCGCAAAGACGTGTGA
- a CDS encoding phosphoribosyl-ATP diphosphatase — MSDTLTRLAEVLEERKGAAADSSYVASLYHKGLNKILEKVGEESVETIIAAKDAAISGDCSDVIYETADLWFHSMVMLAQLGQHPQAVLDELDRRFGLSGHVEKASRPSA; from the coding sequence ATGAGTGACACACTCACCCGTCTGGCCGAAGTGCTCGAAGAGCGCAAAGGCGCAGCCGCCGACAGCTCGTATGTCGCCAGCCTGTACCACAAGGGGCTGAACAAGATTCTGGAGAAGGTCGGCGAAGAGTCGGTCGAAACCATTATCGCCGCCAAGGATGCCGCCATCAGCGGCGACTGCAGCGATGTCATCTACGAGACCGCCGACCTGTGGTTCCACAGCATGGTCATGCTTGCCCAACTGGGGCAGCATCCGCAGGCCGTGCTGGATGAACTGGATCGCCGCTTCGGCCTGTCCGGACACGTCGAGAAAGCCTCGCGTCCGTCCGCCTGA
- the hisI gene encoding phosphoribosyl-AMP cyclohydrolase, translated as MKNWLDEIKWDADGLVPAIAQDHKTGRVLMMAWMNREALELTAAENRAIYWSRSRGKLWRKGEESGHVQTLHEMRLDCDADVIILMVEQIGDIACHTGRQSCFYRVFENGDWKTVDPVLKDPHAIYSAGHKHE; from the coding sequence ATGAAAAACTGGCTGGACGAGATCAAGTGGGACGCTGACGGCCTGGTGCCGGCGATCGCTCAGGATCACAAGACCGGACGCGTACTGATGATGGCCTGGATGAACCGCGAAGCGCTCGAACTGACCGCCGCGGAGAATCGTGCAATCTACTGGTCACGTTCCCGTGGCAAGCTGTGGCGCAAGGGCGAAGAGTCCGGCCATGTGCAGACCCTGCATGAGATGCGTCTGGACTGTGATGCCGACGTAATCATCCTGATGGTTGAACAGATCGGCGACATCGCTTGCCATACCGGCCGTCAAAGCTGCTTTTACCGCGTCTTCGAAAACGGCGACTGGAAAACGGTCGACCCGGTACTGAAAGACCCGCACGCCATTTACTCCGCAGGACACAAGCATGAGTGA
- the ubiB gene encoding ubiquinone biosynthesis regulatory protein kinase UbiB — MKLLAVRRLLRIQRVVIRYRLDDLLFALPLPWFLLALRFVLPWRWLPRKRLELSRGACLRLALQDLGPIFIKFGQILSTRRDLLPEDIADELMLLQDRVPPFDSQLSVKLIEEQLGKKISEVFSRFDVEPLASASVAQVHAAQLKSGEEVVVKVIRPGLKPIIAQDLAWLFILARAAEKLSADARLLHPVDVVLDYEKTIYDELDLLREAANASQLRRNFEGSSLLYVPQVYWDWCRPKVLVMERIYGIQVTDLATLADQRTDMKMLAERGVEIFFTQVFRDSFFHADMHPGNIFVSTVNPWSPQYIAIDCGIVGSLTPEDQDYLARNLFAFFKRDYRRVAQLHIDSGWVPAETKLNEFEAAIRTVCEPIFEKPLKDISFGQVLMRLFQTARRFNMEVQPQLVLLQKTLLNIEGLGRQLYPDLDLWNTAQPFLERWMRERVSPKALLGNVQSQFEQIPHLANMARDLLERMSQPHANDPPPPWHRRKDDWFLRLLGCAHLAGGAILAAGGPLTDWAHWPAAIMAAVGLYLVVRR; from the coding sequence ATGAAGCTGCTTGCCGTCCGCCGTCTGTTGCGCATCCAGCGCGTCGTGATCCGCTACCGCCTCGATGACCTGCTGTTCGCCCTGCCGCTGCCCTGGTTTCTCCTGGCGTTGCGCTTTGTGCTGCCGTGGCGCTGGTTGCCGCGCAAACGCCTGGAGCTGAGCCGCGGCGCGTGCCTGCGTCTGGCGTTGCAGGATCTGGGGCCGATCTTCATCAAGTTCGGGCAGATTCTTTCGACCCGCCGCGACCTGCTGCCCGAAGACATCGCCGATGAGCTGATGCTGCTGCAGGACCGGGTCCCGCCGTTCGATTCGCAGCTGTCGGTCAAGCTCATCGAAGAACAGCTGGGCAAGAAGATCAGCGAAGTGTTCAGCCGTTTCGACGTCGAGCCGCTGGCCTCGGCTTCGGTGGCGCAGGTGCATGCCGCGCAGTTGAAGTCCGGTGAAGAAGTGGTGGTGAAGGTAATCCGTCCGGGTCTGAAACCGATCATCGCGCAGGATCTGGCGTGGCTGTTCATCCTCGCCCGCGCCGCCGAAAAACTCTCGGCCGACGCGCGTCTGCTGCACCCGGTCGACGTAGTGCTGGATTACGAAAAAACCATTTACGACGAACTCGACCTGCTGCGCGAGGCGGCCAACGCCAGCCAGCTGCGGCGCAATTTTGAAGGCTCGTCACTGCTTTATGTGCCGCAAGTCTACTGGGACTGGTGCCGGCCGAAAGTGCTGGTGATGGAGCGTATCTACGGCATCCAGGTCACCGATCTGGCGACCCTTGCCGACCAGCGCACCGACATGAAAATGCTCGCCGAGCGTGGCGTGGAGATCTTCTTCACCCAAGTGTTTCGCGACAGCTTTTTCCACGCCGACATGCACCCGGGCAACATCTTCGTCAGCACCGTCAACCCGTGGAGTCCGCAATACATCGCGATCGACTGCGGCATCGTCGGCAGCCTGACCCCGGAAGACCAGGATTACCTGGCGCGCAACCTGTTTGCCTTCTTCAAGCGTGATTACCGTCGCGTGGCACAACTGCACATCGATTCGGGCTGGGTGCCGGCGGAAACCAAACTCAACGAATTCGAAGCGGCGATCCGCACAGTGTGCGAACCGATCTTCGAAAAACCGTTAAAAGATATTTCATTCGGTCAGGTGCTGATGCGCCTGTTCCAGACGGCGCGACGCTTCAACATGGAAGTGCAGCCGCAGCTGGTACTGTTGCAAAAGACCCTGCTCAACATCGAAGGCCTCGGGCGTCAGCTATATCCGGATCTGGATCTGTGGAACACCGCGCAGCCGTTCCTCGAACGCTGGATGCGCGAGCGTGTCAGCCCGAAAGCCTTGCTGGGCAACGTGCAGAGCCAGTTCGAACAGATTCCGCACCTGGCCAACATGGCCCGCGACCTGCTCGAACGCATGTCGCAGCCGCACGCCAACGACCCGCCGCCGCCATGGCATCGACGCAAGGATGACTGGTTCCTGCGCCTGCTCGGTTGCGCGCATCTTGCCGGCGGAGCAATCCTCGCCGCTGGCGGCCCACTTACCGATTGGGCGCACTGGCCAGCGGCAATCATGGCGGCTGTCGGCTTGTATCTGGTCGTTCGCCGATAG
- a CDS encoding ubiquinone biosynthesis accessory factor UbiJ, whose amino-acid sequence MLLTGLLASVELGLNRVLRLDSTALPRLAHLTGKVIAVDCRSPALQLFILPSDEGLMLASQWAAGVDCTLRAPASSLVKLVLSKDKTAVLHAPEVELDGDSGVLLELAGVLQDLELDWEYELSRWLGPVATQLLGGHLRSRARWYQQGFASLNQNLAEYLAEESRTLVGQREAEARFSELDRIKLDLERLEARFERLSRSLDPSDNA is encoded by the coding sequence ATGTTGCTCACCGGGCTGCTCGCCAGCGTTGAACTCGGCCTCAACCGGGTGCTGCGTCTCGACAGCACGGCGCTGCCGCGGCTGGCGCATTTGACCGGCAAGGTGATTGCCGTCGACTGCCGCAGCCCGGCATTGCAATTGTTCATTCTGCCCAGTGACGAAGGCTTGATGCTTGCTTCGCAGTGGGCAGCCGGCGTCGACTGCACCCTGCGTGCGCCGGCTTCAAGCCTGGTCAAACTGGTCTTGAGCAAAGACAAGACCGCTGTGCTGCACGCGCCGGAAGTCGAGCTCGACGGCGACAGCGGCGTGCTGCTGGAATTGGCTGGTGTGCTGCAGGATCTCGAGCTGGACTGGGAGTACGAACTCTCGCGCTGGCTCGGCCCGGTTGCCACGCAACTGCTCGGCGGCCACCTGCGCAGCCGCGCGCGCTGGTATCAGCAAGGATTTGCCAGCCTCAACCAGAACCTCGCCGAATACCTCGCCGAAGAATCACGCACCCTCGTCGGGCAGCGCGAAGCCGAAGCGCGGTTCAGCGAACTGGACCGGATCAAACTTGATCTGGAACGACTCGAGGCGCGTTTCGAGCGCCTTTCCCGATCCCTCGACCCAAGCGATAACGCATGA
- the ubiE gene encoding bifunctional demethylmenaquinone methyltransferase/2-methoxy-6-polyprenyl-1,4-benzoquinol methylase UbiE, with the protein MTDQRKGSDAEPTTHFGFKNVPESQKAEKVAEVFHSVAAKYDLMNDLLSGGMHRLWKRFAIELSGVRSGNRVLDIAGGTGDLTRKFSHLVGPTGQVVLADINESMLKVGRDRLLDLGVAGNVEFVQADAEKLPFPDNHFDCVTIAFGLRNVTHKEDALRSMLRVLKPGGRLLVLEFSKPTNSLMSKAYDAYSFAFMPLMGKLITNDSESYRYLAESIRMHPNQETLKSMMVEAGFDRVTYHNMTAGIVALHRGIKP; encoded by the coding sequence ATGACTGATCAGCGCAAAGGCAGCGATGCCGAACCCACCACTCACTTCGGCTTCAAAAACGTTCCGGAAAGCCAGAAAGCGGAAAAAGTCGCTGAGGTTTTCCACTCGGTAGCCGCCAAATACGACCTGATGAACGACCTTCTGTCGGGCGGCATGCACCGTCTGTGGAAGCGCTTCGCGATCGAACTGTCCGGCGTGCGCAGCGGTAACCGCGTGCTCGACATCGCCGGCGGCACCGGTGACCTGACCCGCAAATTCTCGCACCTGGTCGGCCCGACCGGTCAGGTGGTGCTGGCCGACATCAACGAATCGATGCTCAAGGTCGGTCGTGACCGTCTGCTGGATCTGGGGGTTGCCGGCAACGTCGAGTTCGTTCAGGCGGACGCGGAAAAACTGCCGTTCCCGGACAACCATTTCGACTGCGTGACCATCGCCTTCGGTCTGCGCAACGTGACGCACAAAGAGGACGCCCTGCGTTCGATGCTGCGCGTGCTCAAGCCCGGCGGCCGTCTGCTGGTGCTGGAGTTCTCCAAGCCGACCAACTCGCTGATGTCGAAAGCCTACGACGCCTATTCGTTCGCCTTCATGCCGCTGATGGGCAAGCTGATCACCAATGACTCGGAAAGCTATCGCTACCTGGCCGAATCGATCCGCATGCACCCGAATCAGGAAACCCTGAAGTCGATGATGGTCGAGGCCGGTTTCGACCGCGTGACCTATCACAACATGACCGCAGGCATCGTTGCCCTGCACCGCGGCATCAAGCCCTGA
- a CDS encoding polyhydroxyalkanoic acid system family protein, whose product MAKISVERAHTLGKEAAREKADKLAQKLNEQYGLEPQWSGDTLNLKRSGVKGAVHVADDSIKVDVELGLMMSAMSGMIKAEIEKALDKALA is encoded by the coding sequence ATGGCCAAAATCAGTGTTGAGCGTGCCCACACCCTGGGCAAGGAAGCCGCCCGCGAGAAGGCCGACAAACTGGCCCAAAAGCTCAATGAACAATACGGTCTGGAGCCGCAGTGGTCCGGCGACACCCTGAACCTCAAGCGCTCGGGCGTGAAAGGTGCCGTGCACGTGGCGGACGATTCGATCAAGGTCGACGTCGAACTGGGCCTGATGATGTCGGCCATGAGCGGTATGATCAAAGCCGAGATCGAAAAGGCCCTCGACAAAGCGCTGGCCTGA
- a CDS encoding phasin family protein, whose protein sequence is MAKVILKKKIDAPTSTLSDVRSYARKIWLAGLGAYAKVGQEGSEYFQELIEAGQIVEKKGKKAVTEKLVAANVEIDEAATQVSSFKGRVEVQLDKVEKAFDSRVASALNRIGIPSKHDVETLSAKLDELTALLERVARKS, encoded by the coding sequence ATGGCCAAAGTTATTTTGAAGAAAAAAATCGACGCTCCGACTTCGACGCTGAGCGACGTCAGGTCCTATGCCCGCAAGATCTGGCTGGCTGGCCTGGGTGCCTACGCCAAGGTCGGACAAGAGGGTAGCGAGTACTTTCAAGAGCTGATCGAAGCCGGTCAAATCGTTGAAAAGAAAGGCAAAAAGGCAGTCACCGAAAAACTCGTCGCGGCCAATGTCGAGATCGACGAGGCCGCCACTCAAGTCAGCTCTTTCAAAGGTCGCGTCGAAGTTCAGCTGGACAAGGTCGAGAAGGCCTTCGACAGCCGCGTAGCAAGCGCCTTGAATCGCATCGGCATTCCGTCTAAACATGACGTTGAGACACTCTCTGCTAAGCTCGATGAGCTGACGGCATTGCTCGAACGCGTCGCGCGTAAATCTTAA
- a CDS encoding phasin family protein gives MAGKKNTDKESSSWVGKVESYSRKIWLAGLGVYSKIDTDGSKLFDTLVKDGEKAEKLTKSAVGKKVEDSTSSAKSRISGVKDRAMGKWDELEGAFDKRLNSAISRLGVPSRNEVKALNAKVDTLTRQIEKLTGLKAQPVAAKTAAAKPAAKTAAAKPAAKTAAKPLAKAAAKPAAKAAAKPAAKTAAAKPAAKASAKPAAKPAVKAAAKPAAKPAAKTAAAKPAAKPTAKPAAAKKPAVKKAAAPKATAPKPAAAASTAPTAPTNAANSAAAPTATATPTAASTPSTPSSQS, from the coding sequence ATGGCTGGTAAAAAGAACACCGATAAAGAAAGCAGCTCGTGGGTCGGGAAGGTCGAGTCGTACTCCCGCAAAATCTGGCTGGCGGGTTTAGGCGTGTACTCGAAGATCGACACTGACGGCAGCAAGCTCTTCGACACATTGGTCAAAGACGGCGAGAAAGCCGAGAAGCTCACCAAGTCTGCGGTCGGCAAAAAAGTCGAGGACTCGACCTCTTCGGCGAAGTCGCGCATCAGCGGCGTGAAAGACCGCGCCATGGGCAAGTGGGACGAGCTCGAAGGGGCTTTCGACAAGCGCCTGAACAGCGCGATTTCACGCCTCGGTGTGCCAAGCCGCAATGAGGTCAAGGCGCTCAACGCCAAGGTCGATACGCTGACCAGACAGATCGAAAAACTCACCGGTCTGAAAGCCCAGCCTGTAGCGGCGAAAACCGCTGCGGCGAAACCGGCAGCCAAGACTGCAGCGGCCAAGCCTGCGGCGAAAACCGCGGCCAAGCCACTGGCCAAAGCGGCGGCCAAACCGGCAGCGAAAGCCGCCGCCAAACCAGCCGCGAAAACGGCCGCCGCCAAGCCAGCGGCTAAAGCTTCCGCCAAACCGGCAGCCAAACCTGCGGTTAAAGCGGCAGCGAAACCTGCGGCCAAACCAGCTGCAAAAACCGCTGCCGCCAAGCCAGCTGCGAAGCCTACGGCCAAACCGGCTGCGGCGAAAAAGCCTGCGGTGAAAAAAGCGGCCGCACCGAAAGCCACTGCGCCGAAACCGGCCGCTGCGGCATCGACTGCTCCAACCGCTCCGACCAACGCGGCAAACTCCGCTGCGGCACCCACGGCAACAGCCACCCCGACTGCAGCATCGACCCCGTCGACGCCATCCAGTCAGTCCTGA
- a CDS encoding TetR/AcrR family transcriptional regulator, which yields MKTRDRILECALHLFNEKGEPNVSTMEVANEMGISPGNLYYHFHGKEPLILGLFERFQQELAPLLDPPSDVELAPEDYWLFLHLIVERLAQYRFLFQDLSNLAGRLPKLAKGIRHLLNALKRTLASLLARLKAAGQLVSDTQALGQLVEQITLTLLFSLDYQRILDREGEVRLVVYQIMMLVAPHLLPPVKVATERMALQYLEDHD from the coding sequence ATGAAAACCCGCGACCGGATTCTCGAATGTGCGCTGCACCTGTTCAACGAAAAGGGCGAACCGAACGTTTCGACCATGGAGGTCGCCAATGAAATGGGGATCAGCCCCGGCAACCTCTACTACCACTTCCACGGCAAGGAACCGCTGATCCTCGGCTTGTTCGAACGCTTCCAGCAGGAACTGGCGCCGCTGCTTGATCCACCGTCGGATGTCGAGCTGGCGCCGGAGGATTATTGGTTGTTTCTGCACCTGATCGTCGAACGCCTGGCGCAATACCGGTTCCTGTTCCAGGACCTGTCGAACCTCGCCGGGCGCCTGCCGAAACTGGCCAAGGGCATACGTCATCTGCTCAACGCGCTGAAACGCACGCTGGCTTCATTGCTGGCGCGGTTGAAGGCAGCGGGGCAACTGGTCAGCGATACGCAGGCATTGGGACAACTGGTGGAGCAGATCACCCTGACGCTGCTGTTTTCCCTGGATTACCAGCGGATTCTCGATCGTGAGGGCGAGGTGCGGTTGGTGGTGTACCAGATCATGATGCTGGTGGCGCCGCATTTGTTGCCGCCGGTGAAAGTGGCCACGGAGCGAATGGCGCTGCAATACCTTGAGGATCACGATTGA